A region of Candidatus Bathyarchaeota archaeon DNA encodes the following proteins:
- a CDS encoding TGS domain-containing protein has product MPANLTAEAKSKWNKVVLAKTPEEKLEALQEFLSSIPKHKGNEKLRAQIKRKIALLKVELEERKQSKKSKPFYFIDKEGVAAQIVILGLTNVGKSSLLSSLTNVTPEIDSRPYTTVKPIPGVMHIKDVRFQLIEVPALIPNSSNSMQLNLARKADGLILIIDALNNPYNQLKFILEELEKAKLSIEKPKSKIEIDKNSKGGLQIAVFGKLIKCTIEDVKKLLLSYSVRKGVVKIYGEVSLEEIEEYLLELSNEYKPAIIVVNKVENEELKNKLVELKNLVNEVPIIPISCLLKEGLEKIGEALIKKLEIIKVYTKEPNEKEASKEPVILKEGATIGDLAEKIHSELYKNFKYARVWGPSSKFPGEKVGLNHLLKDGDIVEIHAK; this is encoded by the coding sequence GTGCCAGCTAATCTTACAGCTGAAGCGAAATCTAAATGGAATAAAGTTGTTTTAGCTAAGACTCCTGAGGAAAAACTTGAAGCTCTTCAAGAATTTCTTTCTTCGATACCAAAGCATAAGGGTAATGAAAAACTTAGGGCTCAAATTAAAAGAAAAATTGCTTTGTTAAAAGTTGAATTAGAAGAACGTAAACAAAGTAAAAAAAGTAAGCCTTTCTATTTTATTGATAAAGAAGGTGTTGCAGCTCAAATAGTTATTTTAGGATTAACTAATGTAGGTAAAAGCAGCTTGTTATCGTCCTTAACTAATGTTACTCCTGAGATAGATTCTAGACCATACACAACCGTTAAGCCTATCCCTGGGGTAATGCATATTAAAGATGTGCGTTTTCAATTAATCGAGGTTCCTGCGTTAATTCCTAATTCTTCAAATTCTATGCAATTAAACCTTGCTAGAAAGGCTGATGGATTAATTTTAATTATTGATGCTTTAAATAATCCTTATAATCAACTTAAATTTATTCTTGAAGAATTGGAGAAAGCTAAATTATCTATTGAAAAACCTAAATCTAAAATTGAAATTGATAAAAACAGTAAAGGGGGTCTTCAAATAGCTGTTTTTGGTAAACTTATTAAATGTACAATTGAGGATGTGAAAAAATTGCTTTTAAGTTACAGTGTTAGAAAAGGTGTAGTTAAAATATATGGTGAGGTTTCTCTTGAAGAGATAGAAGAGTATCTTCTAGAGCTTTCAAATGAATATAAACCAGCTATAATCGTAGTAAACAAAGTTGAAAATGAAGAATTGAAAAATAAATTGGTTGAGCTTAAAAATCTAGTTAATGAAGTACCAATCATACCTATTTCATGTTTACTTAAGGAAGGACTTGAAAAAATTGGTGAAGCTTTAATTAAAAAACTTGAAATAATCAAGGTTTATACTAAAGAGCCTAATGAAAAAGAAGCTTCAAAAGAACCTGTAATTTTAAAGGAGGGCGCTACAATAGGGGATTTAGCTGAGAAAATTCATAGTGAATTATATAAAAACTTTAAGTACGCTAGAGTTTGGGGTCCAAGCAGTAAGTTTCCTGGAGAAAAAGTTGGTTTAAACCATTTATTAAAGGATGGAGATATTGTTGAAATACATGCTAAATAA
- a CDS encoding radical SAM protein yields the protein MESKLNTKVPTKVLRETKSLCPVCFQVISAKIFVNEDNIVKIGKTCVEHGYFEDTYTFSKLDKYLWAEKYIYEGTKIKNPRTKTIKGCPYDCGICPEHKSHTVLAIIDVTNRCNLKCPICFANAATAGYIYEPTKEQIKNILINLRSNQPIAPPALQFSGGEPTVRDDLPELIKMAKEEGFNHVEVNTNGVRFANDLNFFKECFEAGMSTIYLQFDGLNDEVFKEVRGVPLKAIKMKVIENARKIGLKSIVLVVTLVKGFNDDQLGDILKFALNNADVIRCINVQPVSITGRIEKEEREKMRINTSDFMELIERQSNGLVKSEDFKPVPCVIPLSRAIGALKGKSYVEFSTAPWCGVATFLVKTGEEWIPITRLADVDKFFDEMNKVYEDALKGRRLKAKIRLISSLRYVKAKLIKEMLLPVLKEGSYNSLGNFMKKVLMIGCMHFMDPYNFDLDRMQRCTIHYGLPDGTIRPFCAYNSIHRSEVEKKFSVPYSEWIKNKQIQTYNLCGSYASINSDA from the coding sequence TTGGAGAGTAAATTAAACACTAAAGTTCCAACTAAAGTTTTAAGAGAAACTAAAAGCTTATGCCCTGTTTGCTTTCAAGTTATTTCAGCAAAAATTTTTGTTAATGAAGATAATATCGTTAAAATAGGTAAAACATGCGTAGAGCATGGTTATTTTGAGGATACATACACTTTCTCTAAGTTAGATAAGTATCTATGGGCTGAAAAATATATTTATGAAGGAACCAAAATAAAAAATCCTAGAACGAAAACTATTAAAGGCTGCCCTTACGATTGCGGAATTTGCCCTGAACATAAATCTCACACAGTATTAGCTATAATAGATGTGACTAATAGATGTAATCTTAAATGTCCAATATGTTTTGCTAATGCAGCTACAGCAGGTTACATATATGAGCCGACTAAAGAACAGATAAAAAATATCTTAATTAATTTAAGAAGTAATCAACCCATTGCACCTCCTGCTCTTCAATTTAGTGGTGGAGAACCAACAGTGAGAGATGATTTGCCAGAGTTAATTAAAATGGCTAAGGAAGAGGGCTTTAATCATGTTGAAGTAAATACTAATGGTGTGAGATTCGCTAATGACTTAAACTTTTTTAAGGAATGTTTTGAAGCTGGAATGAGTACTATTTACTTACAATTTGATGGTTTAAATGATGAAGTTTTCAAAGAAGTTAGAGGTGTTCCATTAAAGGCTATAAAAATGAAAGTTATAGAGAACGCTAGGAAAATAGGTTTAAAAAGCATAGTTTTAGTTGTAACTTTAGTTAAAGGGTTTAATGATGATCAACTTGGTGATATTTTAAAATTCGCATTAAATAACGCTGATGTAATAAGATGTATAAATGTCCAACCTGTATCAATCACTGGACGAATAGAGAAGGAAGAAAGAGAAAAAATGAGAATAAATACCTCTGATTTTATGGAGCTTATTGAGAGACAATCAAATGGATTAGTAAAATCTGAAGATTTTAAGCCCGTCCCATGCGTTATTCCATTATCTAGAGCTATTGGAGCATTAAAAGGTAAAAGTTATGTTGAATTTTCAACAGCTCCTTGGTGCGGTGTAGCCACATTCCTGGTTAAAACTGGTGAAGAATGGATTCCTATAACTAGATTAGCTGATGTTGATAAATTTTTTGATGAAATGAATAAAGTTTATGAAGATGCTTTAAAAGGAAGAAGACTTAAGGCTAAGATTAGATTAATTTCTTCATTAAGATACGTAAAAGCGAAACTAATTAAAGAGATGCTTTTACCTGTTCTTAAAGAAGGGAGCTATAATTCTCTTGGAAATTTTATGAAAAAAGTATTAATGATTGGTTGCATGCATTTTATGGATCCATATAATTTTGATTTAGATAGAATGCAAAGATGCACTATTCACTATGGTTTACCTGATGGTACAATAAGACCTTTCTGCGCGTACAATTCTATTCATAGAAGCGAAGTTGAAAAGAAATTTTCAGTTCCATATTCTGAATGGATAAAAAATAAGCAAATTCAAACCTATAATTTATGCGGTTCCTACGCTTCAATAAACAGTGATGCTTAA
- a CDS encoding DUF2085 domain-containing protein, with amino-acid sequence MKKAIDWDLLFSHSHWITINFNDKQIKLCARCFGTIIGFSVISLLLSLVTYTFSLNFLFICFILAIPGIMDWLTQSWKLRKGRNDLRIITGFTNGSAIALLSFISVPSILKLEIILCILTLILTLGLIGKTVKKTS; translated from the coding sequence GTGAAAAAAGCGATAGATTGGGATTTATTATTTTCTCATTCCCATTGGATAACAATTAATTTTAATGATAAACAAATTAAGCTATGTGCGAGATGCTTTGGAACCATCATAGGTTTTTCAGTAATTTCTCTACTATTATCTTTAGTTACATATACGTTTTCGCTAAATTTTCTTTTTATTTGTTTTATATTAGCTATACCAGGGATTATGGATTGGTTAACTCAAAGTTGGAAACTTAGAAAAGGAAGAAACGATTTAAGAATTATTACAGGTTTTACAAATGGTTCCGCAATAGCCTTACTTTCTTTTATTTCAGTACCTTCAATTTTAAAACTTGAAATAATTCTTTGCATCTTAACCTTAATTTTAACTCTTGGTTTAATTGGAAAAACTGTAAAGAAAACAAGTTAA
- a CDS encoding MoaD/ThiS family protein → MKVKVKYFAIFREITNKRDEELELQEGATVKDLLKILSDKYGKKFKDLVFNGEIVSDRVLMLVDGVNIYSLNNLETKLNENSTFVILPPVGGGG, encoded by the coding sequence TTGAAAGTGAAAGTAAAATATTTTGCTATTTTCAGGGAGATAACTAATAAAAGAGATGAAGAACTTGAACTTCAAGAAGGAGCTACAGTAAAAGATTTGCTTAAAATTTTATCGGATAAATATGGGAAAAAATTTAAAGATTTAGTTTTTAACGGAGAAATTGTAAGTGATAGAGTGCTTATGCTAGTTGATGGTGTAAACATTTATTCCTTAAACAATTTAGAAACAAAATTAAATGAAAATAGCACTTTCGTTATTTTGCCTCCTGTAGGAGGCGGGGGCTAA
- a CDS encoding tRNA (N(6)-L-threonylcarbamoyladenosine(37)-C(2))-methylthiotransferase has translation MTLGKNLKSVYFEFYGCAANKFDLEIMLGILSKAGYKLLNNLKEANFILIHTCGVKKATEDKILQRLKTLSKLGKPIIVSGCLPKINLKAVLKSSPNAILLDPYSVDKILLAIESSGVSKKIFFSNQPLTKLCLPKIRLNKYIEIIQIAEGCLGSCAYCCTKFARGKLFSYPIEVILKRVKEALENGVIEVWLTAQDVGAYGKDLGVNLIDLLNKIIELPYEFKVRIGMMNPTYALEMVEDLKYIYRNEKIYKFAHIPIQSGSDKILKDMNRLYTIEDFKEIVKTLRNEVENLSLATDIIVGYPTETNEDFNLTLALLEEIKPDIINISKYNHRPGTKASHLKQLPSNIVAERSKILSNLSSRITLEKNLSFIGRIEPIFILERSSKGSYVGRMVNYKRVLVNSEKNLLGLKINVKIFSACERYLIGELLEYS, from the coding sequence ATTACACTAGGAAAAAATTTAAAAAGCGTTTATTTTGAGTTTTATGGTTGCGCTGCAAATAAATTTGATTTAGAGATCATGCTTGGAATCTTAAGTAAAGCAGGGTATAAACTTTTAAATAATCTTAAAGAAGCAAACTTTATTTTAATTCATACTTGCGGTGTAAAAAAAGCTACTGAAGACAAAATTTTGCAAAGACTTAAAACCCTATCAAAACTAGGTAAACCCATAATAGTTTCAGGGTGTCTCCCAAAAATTAACTTAAAAGCAGTTTTAAAGTCTTCACCTAACGCTATACTTCTTGATCCATACTCTGTAGATAAAATTTTACTTGCTATTGAATCTTCTGGGGTTTCAAAAAAAATTTTTTTCTCTAATCAACCTCTAACTAAACTTTGTTTACCCAAAATTAGACTTAATAAATATATTGAGATTATCCAAATAGCTGAAGGTTGTCTCGGTTCATGTGCTTATTGCTGTACTAAATTTGCTCGTGGAAAACTTTTTTCTTATCCTATTGAAGTTATTTTAAAAAGAGTTAAAGAAGCCTTAGAAAACGGAGTTATCGAAGTTTGGTTAACAGCTCAAGATGTTGGTGCTTATGGCAAAGATTTAGGCGTTAATTTAATTGATTTACTTAATAAAATAATTGAGTTACCATATGAATTTAAAGTAAGAATTGGAATGATGAATCCTACTTACGCTTTAGAAATGGTTGAAGATCTTAAATATATTTATAGAAATGAAAAAATCTACAAATTTGCACATATTCCTATTCAATCAGGCTCAGATAAAATTTTAAAAGATATGAATAGATTATATACAATTGAAGATTTTAAGGAAATCGTTAAAACGTTAAGAAATGAAGTTGAAAATTTATCTTTAGCAACAGATATTATAGTTGGATACCCAACTGAAACAAATGAAGATTTTAATTTAACCTTAGCGCTTTTAGAGGAAATAAAACCTGACATAATCAATATTTCAAAGTATAACCATAGACCTGGAACAAAAGCTTCTCATCTTAAACAACTTCCATCTAATATCGTAGCTGAACGATCAAAAATTTTATCAAATCTTTCTTCAAGAATAACTTTAGAGAAAAACCTAAGTTTCATAGGAAGAATTGAACCTATATTTATTTTAGAGCGATCAAGTAAAGGCTCATATGTAGGTAGAATGGTAAACTACAAAAGAGTTTTAGTAAATTCTGAAAAAAACCTTTTAGGTTTGAAAATTAACGTTAAAATTTTTTCAGCTTGTGAAAGATATTTAATTGGAGAGTTACTAGAATATTCATAA
- a CDS encoding PHP domain-containing protein, whose protein sequence is MNLKIDLHVHTINSKDSYISLKHLSKIVLLKKIDGVAITDHNFLTKIKFKEVLVIPGVEVSTKEGHLIGLGVETYIKKGLSAIETAEKIHEEGGLVIAPHPYDFISSSLNPFKLQRKLDAIETVNASVLTFKLSKMLAEKAALKLNLPKVAGSDAHIPEAIGDAYTIIKTSSINIEDVLKAIKNGETQCYGKSTSIKNRVKKITLDVKKRIL, encoded by the coding sequence ATGAATTTAAAAATTGATTTACATGTTCATACAATAAACTCTAAAGATAGTTATATTTCATTAAAACATTTATCCAAGATCGTATTGCTTAAAAAAATAGATGGCGTAGCTATAACAGATCACAATTTTCTAACAAAAATTAAATTTAAAGAAGTTTTAGTAATCCCTGGAGTAGAAGTAAGCACTAAAGAAGGACACTTAATAGGGCTTGGAGTTGAAACATATATAAAGAAAGGTTTATCAGCAATAGAAACAGCTGAAAAAATTCATGAGGAAGGGGGATTAGTAATAGCGCCTCATCCATATGATTTTATAAGTTCAAGTTTGAACCCTTTTAAATTGCAAAGAAAATTAGATGCTATAGAAACTGTAAACGCTTCAGTTTTAACTTTTAAACTTTCCAAAATGCTTGCTGAAAAAGCAGCTTTAAAACTTAATTTACCCAAGGTTGCTGGAAGCGACGCGCATATTCCAGAAGCAATTGGAGATGCTTACACAATTATTAAAACCTCATCTATTAATATAGAAGATGTTTTAAAAGCTATTAAAAATGGAGAAACACAATGTTATGGTAAATCAACATCAATAAAAAATAGAGTAAAGAAAATTACTTTAGATGTTAAAAAAAGAATTTTATAA